DNA from Phragmitibacter flavus:
TCAGGAAGAAAGTGCCGCAGCACCTCCCACTCATCCTCGACCAAAGTTCGCGGTTGCATCAGCCAACATAGCCAGCTCAATGCATACTTCAACCTTTAGGTATATGCTTATGGGCTGCAAGCCTGTGGGTGCGGCAGACATCCTGTCTGCCGGGATCGGGAACTTCAGCGCGGAGCGGTCACATAAACTTCCAGACTGTGCCGTCGAGCAGGCATCCTGCCTGCCCATCCAATCCAAACACAATTTACAGCTTCGTGATCCGAATATTGCGGAACCACACCTTGTCATTGTGATCCTGCAAAAGGATGTGCCCTTTGCCTGCGGCAAATCCCTCAATCCCCTTGAACTTGCTCGCTGCAATGTGCGCCTTCCAGTCTTCGCTCTGAGTGTCCGCCTCCGCCACCAGAACCCCATTCAAGAAATGCTGCACCTTGCCGCCCTTGGCCACCACCTTGCTCGTGTTCCATTCGCCCACAGCATTGATCGGCTTGTCTTTTGCAGCAGGCTTGATGTCATAAAAACCGCCCGTCTTGCGATTGCCTTCAATCCCCTTCGCGCCGTCGGGATGTTTGTCGTCATCAAGAATTTGATACTCCACCCCCAGCCAGCCTTTGCCCTTGATCTCCTCAAGCCAGTATTTCACGCCGCTGTTGCCTGCCTCTGAAATCTTCCAGTCCCACTCCAGCTCAAAATCGCTGTAGGTCTCTTTCGACTTCAAGTCCCCACCTTTGTCTTCCCGACTCAAAATCCCATCCTTCTCCACCCAACCAGCCCCCGGTGCTTCACCTTTCAAACTGGTGAAGTCTTTCAGCGTCAACGTAACTGGTTCGGCAGCATAAACGGCGGCACCAACAAAAAGGAAAGCAAGGGAGCGTAGCAACATGGTCTTGATTAGAAGACCAAAACAACGCCCGCGACCAGCAAAAACTTACGGCGCTTTTGCTTCAGCCCGGCTAAACCACATCATGTGTTGCCACGGCAATTCGTTAAACTCCTTCGTTAATTGATAGCCATTGGCCGTCAGTTCCTTCAAAATCTGCTCTTTGCTCATCTTGTGCTCCGGCTTGATCGGCACCGACTCATCCTCGGCACGATACTCCACCAACACCAAACTTCCCCCTGGTTTGAGCGCCCTGTGCAGCGCCTTCAACATGTGCTCCGGATGCGAAAATTCGTGATACACATCCACCATTAAAATCATATCAAAGGTGTCTGCAGGCAGCTTTGGATCATGGACCGCCCCGAGCACCGGCACAAAATTTTTCACCTCCAGCTTTTTCGCCCTTTCCTCCAGCATGTCCAGATAAGGCTCCTGAATTTCTACTCCATAAACCTTGCCTTCAGGTGCCACGGACATCGCCATCGGAAAAGTATGATACCCGTTCCCACAGCCCAAATCGCAAACCATCATCCCCGGTTTCAGCTCCAGTTTCTCACGCATCAACGTCGCCGCCTCTTCGCGATCGCGCTTGTGCCTGACCAACCAGCTCGCGCCGGTAAAATGCATCGTCTGCGCAACCGTCCTGCCCATGTAAACGTCCACCGGCGGCGGAATTTCCTCGGCAATGGCCACCATCGATCCCGCCAGGGCGAACCATCCCAACATCCAACTTGATCTCTTGAAAGTGAACCGGTGCATGGTTGACCATTACGCCACAGCCTCTGCAAAACCTCCACAAAAAACCTTTGAACAAAAACAACACCTGCCACGTCACACGAAACAGCCATTGACTTTGTCGCATCCTGCGCTGTCTTCAACTGCGGCCATGTCCACCTTCACCAAATCACTGTTTGCCAGCCTGACGATCGTTCTGATCATCGGCGCGCAGTTGTTTGGAATGAGTGCTGGTTTCATCTGTGAATGCCACGATGAACCATTGATCACTGCCGCCGCCCACTGCCATGGCGAGTCCCACTCTCACGCCGATTCCTGCGACAGTGAAGAAGATGCCCACAATCATCCAGTTACCGAGCACGAACCCAATGAGGCTGATCTTCAAGTCTCAACGATCGCCCATGCTCCCGCAGCACCGGTTCCC
Protein-coding regions in this window:
- a CDS encoding class I SAM-dependent methyltransferase — protein: MHRFTFKRSSWMLGWFALAGSMVAIAEEIPPPVDVYMGRTVAQTMHFTGASWLVRHKRDREEAATLMREKLELKPGMMVCDLGCGNGYHTFPMAMSVAPEGKVYGVEIQEPYLDMLEERAKKLEVKNFVPVLGAVHDPKLPADTFDMILMVDVYHEFSHPEHMLKALHRALKPGGSLVLVEYRAEDESVPIKPEHKMSKEQILKELTANGYQLTKEFNELPWQHMMWFSRAEAKAP
- a CDS encoding 3-keto-disaccharide hydrolase; translated protein: MLLRSLAFLFVGAAVYAAEPVTLTLKDFTSLKGEAPGAGWVEKDGILSREDKGGDLKSKETYSDFELEWDWKISEAGNSGVKYWLEEIKGKGWLGVEYQILDDDKHPDGAKGIEGNRKTGGFYDIKPAAKDKPINAVGEWNTSKVVAKGGKVQHFLNGVLVAEADTQSEDWKAHIAASKFKGIEGFAAGKGHILLQDHNDKVWFRNIRITKL